The following proteins come from a genomic window of Nitrospira sp.:
- a CDS encoding Decarboxylase family protein — MEQEPSDHPSHYSNVRSSSYIPADQDTRFLQRDELRSFRIGLELLKAELIQREEGIRSTIVVFGSARLQEPSTVRQALRLAEEQAAQVPADRIREQRVAIIKRQLKLATYYDVAREFSRLVSSTCQIDGRCDYVIVTGGGPGIMEAANRGAADVNAKSIGLNITLPHEQHPNPYITPSLTLQFRYFAIRKMHFLLRARALVAFPGGFGTLDELFETLTLLQTGKTKSIIVVLVGRDFWERVINWELLVECGFITQADLNLFHYAETAQEVWDLIARHNGIHTA; from the coding sequence ATGGAGCAGGAACCATCCGACCATCCGTCCCACTACAGTAACGTCCGCTCTTCCTCTTATATCCCGGCCGATCAGGACACTCGGTTTCTCCAACGAGACGAGCTTCGCTCCTTCCGAATCGGACTTGAGTTGCTGAAGGCCGAATTAATTCAAAGAGAAGAAGGGATCAGATCCACCATCGTCGTCTTCGGCAGCGCCAGGCTTCAAGAACCATCGACTGTCAGACAAGCGCTACGTCTGGCAGAAGAACAAGCAGCTCAGGTTCCGGCCGATCGCATCCGCGAGCAACGAGTCGCCATCATCAAACGGCAGCTCAAGCTCGCAACCTATTATGATGTCGCGAGAGAGTTCAGTCGGCTGGTGTCGTCGACGTGCCAAATCGACGGAAGATGCGACTATGTGATTGTCACCGGCGGGGGGCCGGGCATCATGGAAGCGGCCAACCGCGGGGCGGCCGACGTAAACGCGAAATCAATCGGGCTCAACATTACTCTGCCGCACGAACAACACCCAAACCCCTACATCACGCCGAGTCTCACTCTTCAGTTTCGCTATTTCGCCATCAGGAAGATGCACTTTTTGCTTCGTGCGAGGGCGCTCGTTGCCTTTCCCGGTGGTTTCGGGACGCTCGATGAATTGTTTGAAACGCTGACTCTGCTCCAGACCGGCAAAACCAAGAGCATAATCGTTGTGCTGGTCGGGCGTGACTTTTGGGAGCGGGTGATCAACTGGGAACTGCTCGTTGAGTGCGGTTTCATCACGCAGGCGGACCTCAACTTGTTTCACTACGCCGAGACGGCTCAAGAAGTTTGGGACCTGATCGCACGGCACAATGGAATACACACGGCATGA
- a CDS encoding Acetyltransferase, GNAT family — MTSEGIAIRPARQDDVDTIVMFNAAMALETENRRLDLATLHKGTLAFLGSPEYGFYILAELPKDKSSKPVGQLMITYEWSDWRNGTFWWIQSVYVVPDRRGLGVFRAMHDYIFAKAKTDPSVCGIRLYVEQDNRGAQTVYQRVGLRPSCYTIYEQDFVLGPTVSEKDTTRSNNEKQ, encoded by the coding sequence ATGACTTCTGAAGGCATCGCCATTAGACCGGCCCGCCAGGACGATGTGGATACCATCGTGATGTTCAATGCCGCCATGGCACTCGAAACGGAGAATCGCCGGCTAGATCTTGCCACATTGCACAAGGGGACCCTTGCATTCTTAGGAAGCCCTGAGTATGGATTTTATATCCTCGCGGAACTTCCGAAAGACAAAAGCTCAAAGCCGGTCGGTCAACTCATGATTACGTACGAATGGAGCGACTGGCGAAACGGAACATTTTGGTGGATCCAGAGCGTCTATGTCGTACCTGATCGGCGAGGCCTGGGGGTGTTTCGAGCCATGCACGACTATATCTTCGCAAAAGCCAAGACAGATCCAAGTGTCTGCGGCATCAGATTGTACGTCGAACAGGACAATCGCGGGGCTCAAACTGTGTACCAGCGTGTGGGACTCCGACCTTCCTGTTACACCATCTATGAGCAGGATTTCGTTCTTGGCCCTACGGTGTCCGAGAAAGATACGACAAGGAGTAACAATGAGAAGCAGTAG
- a CDS encoding DUF502 domain-containing protein produces MIKAFWKTCIAGLIVLVPAWVTFLILSTLFTTLDGVVGRYMSDPTPGLGLLLLAILLIVAGLIGDHVIGQGLLARLEHRIERIPLVQSIYLTLKGMTDIINFRSRFGRSKVVAFPFPRDGCWALGFVMGMAPPFVQIEPSHTLFMVFVPTAIHPFTGFLAFIPESALRPINLPVEDAMKMEFSAGFYRPQNGWLDPSPSISSEP; encoded by the coding sequence ATGATCAAAGCATTCTGGAAGACTTGCATAGCCGGCCTCATTGTTTTAGTCCCGGCCTGGGTTACGTTCTTGATTCTCTCGACTCTCTTCACCACACTCGATGGGGTGGTGGGTCGATACATGTCGGATCCCACCCCCGGCCTCGGTCTGCTCCTACTAGCCATACTTCTCATTGTTGCCGGTCTCATCGGCGATCATGTGATCGGGCAAGGCTTGTTAGCAAGACTGGAACATCGGATTGAGCGCATTCCGCTCGTGCAGAGCATCTATCTTACATTGAAAGGCATGACCGATATTATAAACTTCCGGTCTCGCTTTGGCCGCAGTAAGGTGGTCGCCTTTCCGTTTCCTCGCGATGGGTGCTGGGCGTTAGGTTTTGTGATGGGGATGGCGCCTCCCTTCGTTCAGATTGAGCCCTCTCATACCCTCTTCATGGTTTTCGTCCCGACCGCGATTCACCCCTTTACAGGCTTTCTGGCCTTCATTCCGGAATCTGCGTTGCGGCCGATCAATCTTCCCGTAGAAGATGCGATGAAAATGGAGTTTTCAGCCGGGTTCTATAGGCCTCAAAACGGATGGCTCGACCCATCGCCGTCCATCTCCTCTGAGCCATGA
- a CDS encoding Respiratory nitrate reductase beta chain: MPEVYNWQLGRKMLYPYEERHPKWQFAFVFNINRCLACQTCSMADKSTWLFSKGQEYMWWNNVETKPYGGYPQFYDVKITQLIEQVNPGGQVWNVRVGRKHHAPYGVFEGMTIFDAGAKVGQAAIGYIPTDQEWRFVNIYEDTATSMRALVEGIDKTGFSRDEPWKMTGSSLPEHETFFFYLQRICNHCTYPGCLAACPRKAIYKRPEDGIVLIDQNRCRGYKKCVEQCPYKKPMYRGTTRVSEKCIACYPRIEGKDPLTGGEPMETRCMAACVGKIRMQSLVRIGEDGLWAEDRWHPLYYAIRVEQVALPLYPQWGTEPNGFYIPPRHSPRGYARQMFGPGVDNAIEKYLVPSRELLAVLQLWRASQQIVFRYDVIPGPKVFETQIHGKRFEMYNDTVLGFNKSGKEVARIQVEEPIYIRPAERVTWL, translated from the coding sequence ATGCCTGAAGTCTATAATTGGCAGCTGGGCCGCAAGATGTTGTATCCCTACGAGGAACGGCATCCGAAGTGGCAGTTTGCCTTTGTGTTCAACATCAATCGGTGTTTGGCCTGCCAGACCTGCAGCATGGCCGATAAGTCGACCTGGCTCTTCTCCAAAGGGCAGGAATACATGTGGTGGAACAACGTGGAAACCAAGCCGTACGGCGGGTATCCGCAGTTCTACGACGTCAAAATCACGCAGCTGATCGAACAGGTCAATCCGGGCGGCCAAGTCTGGAACGTCCGCGTGGGGCGCAAACACCATGCGCCCTACGGCGTGTTCGAAGGCATGACGATTTTCGATGCGGGGGCCAAGGTCGGCCAGGCCGCCATCGGCTACATTCCGACGGACCAGGAATGGCGGTTCGTCAACATCTACGAAGACACGGCCACCTCGATGCGCGCCCTGGTGGAGGGCATCGACAAGACCGGCTTCTCGCGGGATGAGCCGTGGAAAATGACCGGCAGCAGTCTGCCGGAACATGAGACCTTCTTCTTCTATCTCCAACGCATTTGCAATCACTGCACCTATCCGGGCTGCTTGGCGGCCTGCCCCCGCAAGGCCATTTACAAACGACCGGAAGACGGCATCGTCCTGATCGATCAGAATCGCTGCCGGGGGTATAAAAAATGTGTCGAGCAATGTCCGTATAAAAAACCCATGTACCGGGGCACGACGCGGGTGAGCGAGAAGTGTATCGCCTGTTATCCCCGGATCGAAGGCAAGGATCCCTTGACCGGCGGCGAACCCATGGAAACGCGCTGCATGGCGGCCTGCGTGGGCAAGATCCGCATGCAGAGCCTGGTGCGGATCGGCGAGGATGGCCTGTGGGCCGAAGATCGGTGGCATCCGCTGTACTATGCGATCCGGGTCGAGCAGGTGGCCTTGCCCTTGTATCCGCAATGGGGCACTGAGCCCAATGGCTTCTACATCCCCCCGCGGCATTCCCCCCGGGGGTATGCCCGGCAGATGTTCGGGCCCGGCGTGGACAATGCCATTGAAAAATACCTGGTGCCCAGTCGGGAACTGTTGGCGGTGCTGCAGCTCTGGCGCGCCAGCCAGCAGATCGTGTTCCGTTACGATGTCATTCCGGGGCCCAAGGTCTTTGAGACCCAGATCCACGGCAAGCGGTTCGAGATGTACAACGACACGGTGTTGGGCTTCAACAAGTCCGGCAAGGAAGTGGCGCGGATTCAGGTCGAAGAGCCGATCTACATCCGGCCTGCCGAACGCGTCACCTGGCTGTAA
- a CDS encoding Respiratory nitrate reductase alpha chain yields the protein MFLSRRQFLKASAGTVAAAAVADQVLALTALQPVIEVGNPLGEYPDRSWERVYHDQYRYDSSFTWVCSPNDTHACRIRAFVRNGVVMRVEQNYDHQTYEDLYGNRGTFAHNPRMCLKGFTFHRRVYGPYRLKGPLMRKGWKQWMDDGSPELTPETKRKYKFDSRFLDDMLRVSWDTAFTYAAKAMIVIGTRYSGEAGARRLREQGYAPEMIEMMKGAGVRCFKHRAGMPILGFLGKHSNTRFNNSVLPILDSWIRKVTPDQAQGGRYWNNYTWHGDQDPSQPWWNGTQNCDVDLSDMRFSKMNTSWGKNFVENKMPEAHWKLESIERGARLVVITPEYNPTASRADYWIPLRPQSDGALFLGACKIILDENMQDIDYLKQFTDMPLLVRTDTLQYLDPRDVLPHYKFPDFSHSYSGRIQALKPEYIERLGGFMVWDLAKKQAVPLHREQVGWHFEQSGIDPALTGSYRVKLLNGREIDALPIYQLYQIHLQDYDLDTVHQITRSPKDLIVRWARDSGTIKPAAIHNGEGVCHYFHMTQTGRAAALVVTLTGNIGKFGTGCHTWSGNYKVGIWNATPWSGVGSGVHLSEDPWHLNLDANAHGKEIKYRNYYYGEEPGYWNHGDTALIVNTPKYGRKVFTGKTHMPTPSKLRWVVNVNILNNAKHHYDMVRNVDPNIECLITQDIEMTSDVNHNDIAFACNSWMEFTYPEMTATVSNPWIQLWKGGIRPLYDTRNDADTFAGVAAKLAELTGDARMRDVFHFVYQNRVDVYAQRLLDASSTFYGYSADVMLKSEKGWMVMTRTYPRHPLWEETNESKPMWTRSGRIEAYRIEPEAIEYGENFIVHREGPEATPYLPNAIFTTNPYVRPDDYGIPITAQHHDDKTIRNIKLSWVEIKRHSNPLWEKGYQFYCVTPKTRHRVHSQWSVNDWVQIYESNFGDPYRMDKRTPGVGEHQVHINPQAAKDRGINDGDYVYVDGNPVDRPYRGWKPSDPYYKVARLMIRAKYNPSYPYHVTMAKHAPFVSTAKSVKGHETRPDGRAIAIDTGYQSNFRYGAQQSFTRSWLMPMHQTDSLPGKSANGLKFKWGFEIDHHAVNTVPKECLIRITKAEDGGIGARGPWEPVRTGFTPGQENEFMIKWLKGEHIKIKV from the coding sequence ATGTTTTTGTCACGGCGGCAATTTTTGAAAGCCTCTGCGGGGACGGTGGCGGCGGCGGCAGTGGCGGACCAGGTGTTGGCCTTGACGGCGCTCCAGCCGGTGATCGAAGTGGGCAATCCGTTGGGGGAGTATCCGGACCGCTCATGGGAGCGGGTCTATCATGATCAGTACCGGTATGATTCCTCCTTTACGTGGGTGTGCTCCCCCAACGACACCCATGCGTGCCGCATCCGCGCCTTCGTGCGCAACGGGGTGGTCATGCGGGTGGAACAGAACTATGATCACCAGACGTATGAAGACTTGTACGGCAATCGGGGCACGTTCGCGCACAATCCCCGGATGTGCTTAAAAGGGTTTACCTTCCATCGGCGCGTCTATGGGCCGTATCGCTTGAAGGGGCCCTTGATGCGGAAGGGGTGGAAGCAGTGGATGGATGACGGCTCGCCGGAGCTGACGCCGGAAACCAAGCGCAAGTACAAGTTCGACAGTCGCTTCCTGGACGATATGCTCCGGGTCTCGTGGGACACGGCCTTTACCTATGCGGCGAAGGCGATGATCGTCATTGGCACTCGGTACAGTGGCGAAGCGGGGGCCCGGCGGCTGCGGGAACAGGGGTATGCCCCGGAGATGATCGAGATGATGAAAGGCGCGGGCGTGCGCTGCTTCAAGCATCGCGCCGGCATGCCCATTCTTGGATTCCTTGGCAAGCACTCCAATACGCGGTTCAACAACAGCGTCTTGCCCATCTTGGACAGTTGGATCCGGAAGGTCACGCCCGACCAGGCCCAGGGGGGCCGCTACTGGAACAATTACACCTGGCACGGCGACCAGGATCCGTCACAGCCCTGGTGGAACGGCACGCAAAACTGCGATGTCGATTTGAGCGACATGCGGTTTTCCAAGATGAACACGAGCTGGGGCAAGAACTTCGTGGAAAATAAGATGCCGGAAGCGCACTGGAAGCTCGAATCGATCGAGCGGGGGGCCCGCCTCGTCGTCATCACGCCGGAGTACAATCCGACGGCCTCCCGTGCCGACTACTGGATTCCCTTGCGCCCGCAATCCGACGGGGCGCTGTTCCTGGGGGCCTGCAAAATCATTCTGGATGAGAACATGCAGGACATCGACTACCTCAAGCAATTCACCGATATGCCGCTGCTCGTCCGGACCGATACCTTGCAGTATTTGGACCCGCGGGATGTGCTCCCGCACTACAAGTTTCCGGATTTCTCGCACAGTTATTCGGGCCGGATCCAAGCCTTGAAGCCGGAGTACATTGAACGGCTCGGGGGGTTCATGGTGTGGGATCTGGCGAAGAAACAGGCGGTGCCGCTCCATCGGGAGCAAGTCGGCTGGCATTTCGAGCAGAGCGGGATTGACCCGGCGTTGACCGGCTCCTATCGGGTCAAGTTGCTGAACGGCCGGGAAATCGACGCGCTGCCGATCTATCAGCTGTATCAGATTCACCTGCAGGACTACGATCTGGATACCGTGCACCAGATCACCCGCTCGCCCAAGGATCTCATCGTCCGGTGGGCGCGCGATTCGGGCACCATCAAGCCCGCCGCGATCCACAACGGCGAAGGGGTCTGCCATTATTTCCACATGACGCAAACGGGCCGGGCCGCCGCCCTCGTCGTGACCTTGACGGGGAATATCGGCAAATTCGGCACGGGCTGCCATACCTGGTCCGGCAATTACAAAGTGGGGATTTGGAACGCCACGCCCTGGTCGGGGGTCGGCTCCGGCGTCCATCTCTCGGAAGATCCCTGGCATCTCAATCTGGATGCCAATGCCCATGGGAAGGAAATCAAATACCGCAATTACTATTATGGCGAGGAGCCCGGGTACTGGAACCACGGCGATACCGCCTTGATCGTCAATACCCCGAAGTATGGGCGCAAGGTCTTTACCGGGAAGACCCATATGCCCACGCCCAGCAAGCTCCGGTGGGTCGTCAACGTCAATATCCTCAACAACGCCAAGCACCATTACGACATGGTGCGGAACGTCGATCCGAATATCGAATGCCTCATCACGCAGGACATCGAAATGACGTCCGACGTGAACCACAACGATATCGCCTTTGCCTGTAACTCCTGGATGGAGTTCACCTATCCGGAAATGACGGCCACGGTGTCGAATCCGTGGATCCAACTCTGGAAAGGGGGCATCCGGCCGTTGTACGACACGCGGAACGATGCGGATACGTTTGCGGGCGTGGCGGCGAAACTGGCGGAGCTGACGGGGGATGCCCGCATGCGCGACGTCTTCCATTTCGTCTATCAGAACCGCGTGGATGTGTACGCCCAACGCCTCTTGGATGCGTCCAGCACCTTCTATGGCTATTCCGCCGACGTGATGCTGAAGTCGGAAAAGGGCTGGATGGTCATGACCCGCACCTATCCGCGGCATCCCCTCTGGGAGGAGACCAACGAATCGAAACCGATGTGGACCCGGTCGGGGCGCATCGAGGCCTATCGCATCGAACCGGAAGCCATCGAGTACGGCGAGAACTTCATCGTGCACCGCGAAGGGCCGGAGGCCACGCCGTACTTGCCGAACGCCATCTTTACGACGAACCCCTATGTGCGGCCGGACGACTACGGCATTCCGATCACGGCCCAGCACCACGACGACAAGACGATTCGGAACATCAAGCTCTCGTGGGTCGAAATCAAGCGGCACAGCAATCCCTTATGGGAGAAGGGCTACCAGTTCTACTGTGTGACGCCCAAGACGCGGCACCGGGTCCACAGCCAGTGGTCGGTGAACGACTGGGTGCAGATTTACGAGTCGAACTTCGGGGATCCCTACCGGATGGACAAGCGGACCCCGGGCGTGGGGGAGCATCAAGTCCATATCAATCCGCAAGCGGCCAAAGACCGGGGGATCAACGACGGGGACTATGTGTACGTCGATGGCAATCCCGTCGACCGGCCGTACCGCGGCTGGAAACCGAGCGATCCCTACTACAAGGTGGCGCGGCTGATGATTCGCGCGAAGTACAATCCATCCTATCCGTATCACGTGACGATGGCCAAACATGCGCCCTTCGTCTCCACGGCCAAGTCGGTGAAGGGCCATGAGACGCGGCCGGACGGGCGCGCCATCGCGATCGATACGGGCTACCAGTCCAACTTCCGGTACGGGGCGCAACAGTCGTTTACGCGGAGTTGGCTCATGCCGATGCATCAAACCGACTCGCTGCCGGGCAAAAGTGCGAATGGGCTCAAGTTTAAATGGGGGTTCGAGATCGACCACCATGCGGTCAATACCGTGCCGAAGGAATGCTTGATCCGCATCACCAAGGCGGAAGACGGCGGCATCGGGGCGCGCGGGCCGTGGGAGCCGGTCCGGACCGGCTTCACCCCCGGGCAAGAAAACGAGTTCATGATCAAGTGGCTCAAAGGCGAGCATATTAAGATCAAAGTCTAA
- a CDS encoding Transposase, producing MMRATVLQEVRRMRFEELYARRHRGELTMAEAAELLGVTERTFRRWSVRYETEGVEGLEDRRLGRASARAVPVDEALRMVTLYETQYRGWTVKHFHERWHQEHGGTRSYTWTKNRLQRAGHVTRASRRGAHRKKRPRKPLPGMMLHQDGSRHEWVPGCQWDLIVTLDDATSEMYSAFFVEEEGTMSSFRGLREVIEKQGLFSSLYTDRGSHYWYTEKTGGKVDKTRLTQVHRALRQLGITLIAAYSPEARGRSERVFRTLQDRLPKELALARITTIAAANRYLTEQFLPAYNRRFAVPAVEAGTAFVPWIGSNLAEILCVQDERVVANDNTVRYQGQHLQIPPDQHRFHYVKTTVRVHAYPDSTLAVFHGPRCLARYQPDGRVIESKDAPSSRRGPTRRSGGRPIVDPRPIVRENISAHG from the coding sequence ATGATGCGGGCGACAGTGCTACAGGAGGTGAGACGGATGCGATTTGAAGAGTTGTATGCGCGGCGACACCGAGGGGAACTGACCATGGCGGAGGCGGCGGAGCTGTTAGGCGTCACGGAACGGACGTTTCGCCGCTGGAGCGTCCGCTACGAAACCGAGGGTGTGGAGGGATTAGAAGATCGGCGGCTGGGCCGGGCCTCGGCTCGGGCGGTGCCGGTAGATGAAGCGCTTCGGATGGTGACGTTGTATGAGACACAGTACCGGGGCTGGACCGTGAAGCATTTTCATGAGCGCTGGCACCAAGAGCATGGGGGGACGCGCTCCTACACGTGGACGAAGAACCGGCTGCAACGGGCAGGACACGTGACTCGGGCCTCCCGGCGCGGAGCGCATCGCAAGAAGCGGCCCCGCAAACCCTTGCCGGGGATGATGCTGCACCAAGACGGATCCCGGCATGAATGGGTACCGGGATGCCAATGGGATCTGATTGTGACTCTGGATGATGCGACCAGCGAGATGTACTCGGCCTTCTTCGTCGAAGAAGAAGGGACGATGAGCAGTTTCCGGGGTCTGCGGGAGGTCATTGAAAAACAGGGCCTGTTCAGTTCCCTCTATACCGATCGCGGCTCGCACTACTGGTATACGGAGAAGACGGGAGGCAAGGTCGATAAGACGCGGCTCACGCAGGTGCATCGGGCGCTCCGGCAATTGGGGATCACGCTCATTGCCGCCTATTCGCCGGAAGCGCGGGGCCGTTCCGAACGGGTCTTCCGCACCCTGCAAGATCGATTGCCCAAAGAGCTGGCCCTGGCCAGGATCACCACCATCGCAGCGGCCAACCGATATCTCACCGAGCAATTTCTTCCGGCCTACAATCGGCGGTTTGCCGTGCCGGCCGTCGAAGCGGGGACGGCCTTCGTCCCCTGGATTGGTTCGAACCTGGCCGAGATTCTCTGTGTGCAGGATGAGCGGGTGGTGGCCAATGACAACACGGTGCGCTATCAGGGCCAGCATCTGCAGATTCCGCCCGATCAACACCGGTTCCATTATGTGAAGACCACCGTGCGGGTCCATGCGTATCCCGATAGTACCTTGGCCGTGTTCCATGGCCCGCGATGCTTGGCGCGGTATCAGCCGGATGGGCGGGTGATCGAATCCAAAGACGCCCCTTCAAGCCGTCGCGGCCCGACCCGCCGATCGGGCGGCCGACCGATCGTTGATCCTAGGCCAATTGTGCGCGAAAACATTTCGGCGCACGGCTGA
- a CDS encoding transcriptional regulator, XRE family, protein MRNHDFRAVRSRITASVGESVRIVRELQEMIQSESARLTGIPQSIISTIENNSVNLGVERAKVLARALRCHPAVLIFSGWDIHKPSGA, encoded by the coding sequence ATGAGGAACCATGACTTCCGCGCAGTGCGCTCCCGGATCACGGCCTCAGTGGGAGAATCTGTCAGGATCGTGCGCGAGCTTCAGGAGATGATTCAAAGTGAGTCGGCGCGTTTAACTGGGATTCCGCAATCCATCATCTCCACTATTGAAAACAACAGCGTGAATCTGGGCGTGGAACGAGCTAAAGTTCTGGCGCGGGCGCTTCGCTGCCATCCCGCCGTGCTGATCTTCTCAGGATGGGATATTCACAAACCTTCCGGCGCATAA
- a CDS encoding DUF3488 and transglutaminase-like domain-containing protein — protein sequence MPFDQALGFASIWLASISFIGLTLGTGLPEWVAALTGAALIIALLRNGKSKSVEWLATFPPISITGWNLLVIIGFLGFWVDMLWVSGELLQAGIHFLMILMIVKLFNLKLRRDYLHLYAISLVAILTSGSLTTDLWYFPIFLLYLLAAVWTLLLFQLTKHPEETRMLPMSTTMRAQPPASSGHVTPQLFWLANGLALITFGLTLAIFFAIPRVSAGFYQKSFGENIRTSGFSETVNLGEIGPIKRDPSVVMRVELSDSFPHEGDRLYLRGVAFDQYDGKTWTNRLNYRRAVSEDETGSFVLRGSRSPTPAPLGETIRQNIILEPLDTPVLFAAPFIERVSGKFPSVQFDSTGSVYLPFPSASRIEYSALSRSNPVLPTDLSSEPVRYPESFTRHFLQIPAQSGRITVLAQDITQTQRTAYDKANAIQSFLTHNFRYSLDAPLAELDHPLEEFLFFRKTGYCEHYATAMVMMLRTIGIPARLVTGFLATEWNEYGNYYVVRQQDAHAWVEVHLPHSGWITMDPTPPSIESINSGSPAWDALGRMMDTIRLQWSRFFVQYSAADQLAVVRELKAGGTSARNKAFDSMSALFSPSAVMFSGITEYAFKGTTQSLVELLGISLIGLAVLLWLGIKRPWAKGLVSKKSTRDEQVIAQLYGRMIQHLAGEGIPKPTTTAPLEFVRIAQVKWSEANSAVASITELYCRTRFGHIPLTEEELSLAEDHLHHLMALDKP from the coding sequence ATGCCGTTTGATCAAGCCCTGGGGTTCGCGTCGATTTGGCTGGCATCCATCTCCTTCATTGGACTGACGCTTGGAACCGGTCTGCCGGAATGGGTGGCTGCACTGACCGGAGCGGCGCTGATCATTGCTCTCTTACGGAACGGAAAAAGCAAGTCTGTGGAGTGGTTGGCAACGTTTCCGCCGATTTCAATTACCGGATGGAATCTTCTTGTGATTATCGGCTTTCTTGGATTCTGGGTGGATATGTTGTGGGTCTCTGGCGAGCTTCTTCAGGCTGGCATTCACTTCCTCATGATCCTCATGATCGTCAAGCTGTTCAACCTCAAGCTTCGTCGCGACTATTTGCATCTCTATGCCATCAGTCTCGTGGCGATTCTGACCTCCGGGTCCCTCACGACGGATCTGTGGTACTTCCCGATTTTCTTGCTCTATCTTTTGGCCGCGGTGTGGACCCTGCTACTGTTTCAGCTGACCAAGCATCCGGAGGAAACTCGGATGCTCCCGATGTCGACCACTATGCGAGCACAACCTCCTGCCTCGTCCGGCCACGTGACGCCACAACTCTTTTGGCTTGCCAACGGCCTTGCCCTTATCACTTTTGGTCTGACGTTGGCGATCTTCTTCGCGATTCCCCGAGTCAGTGCAGGGTTCTACCAAAAAAGCTTTGGGGAGAACATTCGCACGTCGGGATTCTCCGAAACGGTGAACTTAGGAGAGATCGGGCCGATCAAGCGAGATCCTAGTGTAGTGATGCGGGTGGAGCTGTCCGATAGTTTTCCGCACGAAGGGGACCGACTTTACCTACGAGGTGTTGCATTTGATCAATACGACGGCAAAACTTGGACGAATCGGCTGAACTACCGGCGGGCTGTCAGCGAAGACGAGACCGGGTCGTTCGTTCTTCGCGGTAGTCGATCTCCCACGCCGGCCCCGCTCGGCGAAACCATCCGGCAGAATATCATTTTGGAACCGCTCGACACCCCCGTCCTGTTTGCCGCTCCTTTTATCGAGAGAGTCAGCGGAAAGTTCCCCAGCGTCCAGTTCGATTCAACCGGTTCGGTCTATTTACCGTTCCCCAGTGCGTCGAGAATCGAGTATTCCGCCCTTTCCCGATCCAACCCGGTACTACCTACTGACCTTAGCTCGGAACCCGTTCGCTACCCCGAATCATTTACCAGACATTTCCTACAGATCCCTGCTCAATCCGGGCGGATCACTGTCCTGGCCCAGGACATTACTCAGACACAACGTACGGCATATGATAAAGCCAACGCCATCCAATCATTCTTGACACACAACTTTCGTTATAGCCTTGATGCTCCACTCGCTGAGCTGGACCATCCGCTCGAGGAGTTCCTCTTCTTTCGAAAAACCGGCTATTGCGAGCACTATGCGACTGCCATGGTGATGATGCTTCGGACAATCGGAATCCCCGCGCGCCTCGTAACGGGGTTTCTCGCCACCGAGTGGAATGAATACGGCAACTATTATGTGGTCAGACAGCAAGACGCCCATGCGTGGGTGGAGGTGCATCTCCCGCATTCGGGATGGATTACGATGGATCCCACTCCGCCCTCGATCGAAAGTATCAACAGCGGATCTCCCGCATGGGATGCGTTGGGGCGAATGATGGACACCATCAGGCTCCAGTGGAGCCGATTTTTCGTGCAGTACAGCGCGGCGGATCAGCTGGCCGTCGTGCGGGAGTTGAAAGCGGGGGGTACGTCGGCCCGCAACAAGGCATTCGATTCCATGAGTGCGCTCTTCAGCCCTTCTGCGGTCATGTTTAGTGGGATTACAGAATACGCATTTAAAGGAACGACACAGTCTTTGGTTGAGCTGCTTGGCATTTCGTTGATCGGCCTCGCGGTGCTTCTCTGGCTAGGGATCAAGCGGCCCTGGGCCAAGGGACTAGTCAGCAAAAAGTCGACGCGCGACGAGCAAGTGATCGCGCAACTCTATGGACGAATGATCCAACATCTCGCTGGGGAAGGCATTCCGAAACCCACCACGACAGCACCCCTCGAATTTGTCCGCATCGCGCAAGTGAAATGGAGCGAGGCGAACTCCGCAGTCGCGTCCATTACAGAACTCTATTGCCGAACCAGATTCGGCCACATCCCGCTCACAGAGGAAGAACTGTCCCTCGCCGAAGACCATCTCCACCATCTAATGGCACTCGACAAACCGTAA